Below is a window of Oceanispirochaeta sp. DNA.
TTCTATTTTCTACAAAGGATCAGACTGTACTTGCTGTTCTGTTTCAGGATATTCACTCTTTGGAACTTGTCTTTCAGGAAATTACTGTACCCCAATGTTCTGTTCACAACGAGAGCGAAATACCCGCCCTCTCTCAGGACTGCTGCAGATTCCCTGATGAAGGCGATTCCAGTTTCCATTGAAATAGTATGTCCTCTGTGAAAAGGGGGGTTGCAGATCACCAGATCCGCGCTCCCTTCAGGGATTCCTCTGAGTATTCGGGTCTGAATGACTTCTGTCTGTTCCTCCCGTCCCAATGATCGTGCATTGTACCGTGTACTCTCAATGGCCGGAGCACTGTCATCCGTGGCAATCAGCCGGGCTTCAGGCCAGCGCTGCAGGGCTTCCAGTCCCAGAACTCCCGAACCGCAGCCCGGGTCCACGATCAGATTCGGAACCGGCAGATCAGGCATGTTCTCCAGTAAGAATCGACTTCCCGGGTCTACTTTACTCATGGAAAAGACTCCCGGATAAGATCGGTATTCACGCCCTTCAAAGTCGAAGGAAGCGGGTGGTAGGATTCTGTCTTGTGTCTGCCCTTTGTCGGAAAGGGCCAAATCAAGGGAGGCCGGTTTCAGGAGCCCCCTGTAATACCGGGCCTTTTTTTCAATCCTGGAATAGGAACAATCCTGCAGTTCTTCACTAAAGCAGCTGTAATAGCTGTC
It encodes the following:
- a CDS encoding methyltransferase, which gives rise to MGNMNYSYATAFGTFTLKYESQDKSLRPYDAADEYLLNLISKEFELPHKILIVNDRCGALSLPLADQTICHINDSLMELEDTAENLSVHGMKAIPAASVFDSFPRDPDMVVIKIPKSLDHFRFQLEKLKSRIQRDSVIMAAGMSRYLPDSYYSCFSEELQDCSYSRIEKKARYYRGLLKPASLDLALSDKGQTQDRILPPASFDFEGREYRSYPGVFSMSKVDPGSRFLLENMPDLPVPNLIVDPGCGSGVLGLEALQRWPEARLIATDDSAPAIESTRYNARSLGREEQTEVIQTRILRGIPEGSADLVICNPPFHRGHTISMETGIAFIRESAAVLREGGYFALVVNRTLGYSNFLKDKFQRVNILKQNSKYSLILCRK